One window from the genome of Amaranthus tricolor cultivar Red isolate AtriRed21 chromosome 9, ASM2621246v1, whole genome shotgun sequence encodes:
- the LOC130823329 gene encoding uncharacterized protein LOC130823329 yields MAAFDGTSCPEEHLMAYKNLMLLYTTNPALWCKFFPTTLTGVALTWYTSLPGRSIHTFPQLESKFLGHFVASRRQEKSNFHLLSITQLEGESISSYLRKFHEAVLEAHDPKRRKSEKKDPISNRSSRSVEEHPSRRDKNYMSHRPEPPSDMGPPRSRHVYAVEGESRTRNLLDGGNDPRFNWNRKDIFFAVRDELPTPPPITTPSDRRNYNLWCDYHKEHDHTLSQCRELKRILHQLADEGELSRFINRKDYGTRGDAERRPWNQKRNEARRESSNTQGTINMIFSGYTEEYPTIRAAKGSVHTLFKGPPKTTSSGPIMRFDATTSQPLQQPHTDPLVLTIMIGQMMVRRVLVDTGSTADLITMECLRKMKFEEKHL; encoded by the exons atggcggccttcgatggaacATCCTGCCCCGAGGAACACTTGATGGCATACAAAAACTTGATGTTGCTGTACACCACCAACCCGGCATTGTGGTGcaaattcttcccaactactctcaCAGGAGTAGCCTTGACGTGGTACACCTCTCTTCCAGGGAGAAGTATCCACACCTTTCCCCAATTAGAGAGCAAATTCCTGGGTCACTTTGTGGCAtccagaaggcaggagaaatcaaacttccatttgCTTAGCATAACGCAACTGGAAGGGGAATCCATATCATCGTATCTGAGGAAATTCCATGAGGCAGTGCTGGAG gcacatgacccAAAGAGGCGTAAATCAGAAAAGAAGGATCCAATATCCAATCGCTCCTCAAGGAGCGTAGAGGAACATCCATCTAGGAGGGATAAAAATTACATGTCGCATCGTCCAGAGCCTCCATCAGACATGGGACCTCCACGATCCCGGCACGTATATGCCgttgaaggggagtccaggACGCGGAATTTGCTTGATGGAGGTAATGACCCGAGGTTCAATTGGAACAGGAAGGACATTTTCTTCGCTGTTCGGGATgagttgccaactccacctcctatTACCACTCCCTCCGATCGACGCAActacaatctgtggtgtgattaccacaaagagcacgaCCACACTTTGTCCcaatgccgcgaactcaaacgtatcctACATCAACTAGCCGACGAGGGGGAGCTATCAAGGTTCATCAATCGAAAGGACTATGGCACGAGAGGCGACGCGGAAAGAAGGCCTTGGAACCAGAAAAGAAACGAGGCTAGGCGTgaaagttccaacacacaaGGAACCATCAATATGATTTTCAGCGGCTACACCGAGGAATATCCCACAATCCGCGCTGCGAAAGGCAGCGTCCATACTCTGTTCAAAGGACCCCCAAAAACCACCTCAAGTGGGCCGATCATGAGATTTGATGCCACTACTTCCCAACCGTTGCAACAACCACACACTGATCCTTTAGTGCTTACCATCATGATTGGGCAAATGATGGTGAGGCGAGTATTGGTGGATACCGGAAGCACAGCCGATCTTATAACGATGGAATgcctaagaaaaatgaaattcgaAGAAAAGCACCTGTAA